A window of uncultured Methanoregula sp. genomic DNA:
CCCCTGAAGCGTTTGGAGCTTATCGATATGCTGGCTGAAAAGGGAATCGGGTCTGCTGTCCACTACCCCATACCTATCCACCAGCAGCCGGTGTACCGGAAAAACGGAGAAGGTGTATCCTGCCCGGTTGCGGAACGTCTTTCGGGGGAAGTACTCTCGCTGCCGGTCCATCCCCATGTCACCGAACCGATGCTTGGGGAGATCTGCAATGCAATAAACGGGGTTCAATGAATGATTGCTGATATGCCTGTATATACGACGAGGAATGTATCTTTCAGAGAGATCTTTTTGGAATTAACGGGATAACTCATGAAATCCACACTTTCGGAACTGATTAAACAACGCGGCCCGATCCGGAAGATCGGCGTCCTTGGCATGGGCTATGTGGGCATTCCTGCAGCTGCCCTCCTGGCAGACTCACCAAAATTTGAAAAAGTCTATGGTTTCCAGCGGGATTCGAAGAGTTCCGGGTACAAGATAGCGATGCTGAACCGGGGCGAGAGCCCGCTGAAAGGAGAAGAGCCGGGTCTAGAGGACTTGCTGAAAAAAGTAGTCAGTGAAAACAAATTCGAGTGCACTTCTGACTTTTCAAAAATTGCAGAACTCGATGCAGTCACCCTCTCCATCCAGACCCCGTTCCTGAACAAGAACGATCTTCTCCCGGACTTCTCGGCCCTCTTTGATGGTGTGAAGAATGTCGGACACTATCTACGGCCCGGCATGCTCGTTGTCCTGGAGTCAACCATAACCCCCGGCACTACCAGCGGCATTGCACGGGAGATCCTGGAGCAGGAGTCCGGCCTGAAAGCAGGCATTGATTTTGCGCTTGCCCATGCACCGGAGCGGGTGATGGTTGGCCGGCTCCTCCGCAATATCCGGGAGCACGACCGGATCGTTGGCGGTATCGATGATGTGAGTACGAGACGTGCAACCGAATTGTATTCCCCGATCCTCACTATTGGCAAAGTTATCCCTATGAGCGCAACTGCAGCGGAAGTGACCAAGACCGCTGAGAACACGTTCCGGGATCTCCAGATCGCTGCCATCAACGAGCTTGCGCTCTACTGCGAAGCCATGGGGATCAATGTGTACGATGTCCGGACCGGTGTCGACAGCCTCAAGGGGGAGGGGATTACCCGGGCCATGCTCTGGCCGGGGGCCGGTGTCGGGGGGCACTGCCTGACCAAGGACACGTTCCACCTGGAGCGGGGAGTTCAGGTTCTTGGCAAAGGTACACTCGATTATCCGGCCGGCGAACCCTCGCTGTATGTCCTGGCCCGGCATATCAATGACTTCATGCCCCGTCACATGCTCACACTCACACGGCAGGGACTGGAGCGAGTCGGGAAATCCCTGAAAGGATCGAAAATTGCCCTCCTTGGTTGGGCCTTTCTTGGGAATTCTGACGATGCACGGGATCCCCCGTCCGAGTTGTACTACGATCTGGCAAAGGAAGCCGGAGCCGAAATAGTAGTACACGATCCTTGGGTTGAATCGTACCCGGGGATCAACATTGAACGTGATATCTCTTCGGTGATCAGGAATGCGGATGCGGTTGTTGTATTTACCGGTCATAATGAGTACAGGAACCTCAAACCGCTCGATGTTAAGTCCCTGTGCGGGAAGGATCACCCGGTAATCGTGGATGGCAGGAATGTTATTGAACCGGATGCGTTTATAGGCGCAGGTTTTGTGTACACGGGGATTGGAAGAGGGGATAAGAACAGACATAAGATTAAGGAATCCTTATGAATACCATAATAGAATATAATAATACAAATTCCATATAATGGAGATGCTGAATGAAAGAGATCCCTTTAGCTAGACCCTTTTTTGATAACGAGGAAATTTCTGAGATTAAAGGGGTTCTTGAGTCCGGGTGGGTGACTCAAGGTCCAAAAGTGAAAGAGTTTGAAGAAGGTATAAAAAGAAAAATTAAGTCAAAACATGCGATTGCGGTCACGAATTGTACCGATGCACTTCATCTTGCGCTTCTTTGTTCTGGAATCTCATCAGGAGATGAAGTTTTAGTTGCAGATTATACATTTCCAGCTACAGGTCACGCAGTACTTTATTGCGGTGCAAAACCGATTTTTGTTGATATTAATCCAAAAACTTATAATATAGATCCCGGAAATATTGAATCCCTTATTACCAACAAAACCAAGGCTATTATTCCGGTGCACACATTTGGGCAACCAGCCTATATGGATGAAATTAATGATATTGCGGGGAAATATAACCTTTTGGTTATTGAAGATGCAGCATGTGCACTAGGTGCATTATATAAAGGGAAGTATGCCGGCACTATGGGCGATATTGGTTGTTTCTCATTTCATGCAAGAAAGGGAATTACAACCGGCGAGGGTGGAATGCTTGTTACAAATGATGATAATTTTGCAGCAAAAGCCCGGTATTTATCAACATTTGGTATGAAGGTTAGATCTCAAATAAATGGAATATTCTCTATCCCGGAATTTGTTGATCTTGGATACAATTATAAAATGAGTGATATTACAGCGGCAGTTGGGGTTGTCCAATTACGTCGACTAGATGCGATAATTGAGCGAAAACAAGCCCTTGCTCAATATTTGGACGATCAATTGGATGAAATTGAAGGGATTACAAAGCCTTACATTGATCCTAACACATTTTCTATTTATCAGGCTTATGTTGCACTTGTCAATCAAAAAATAAACCGGAATAAATTGATCCAGAGTCTTAAACTAAAAGGTATTCAGACGCAAATTGGAACATATGCATCGCATATTCAGCCTGTATATTCATCCAAGAATGTTTGTCCGAATTCAAAACATATTTTTGATACAGCAATCGCATTACCCCTGTATTATTCGATGACTAAAGATGATATTGATTATGTTTGTGATAACTTGAAAAAATGTCTGGAGGATAACAATGGCAATTGAGAACAAGTTATTTAAAAATAAGTGTTTTTTTCTATCTGGCGGTGCCGGATTTATTGGAACGAAAATTATTGAACGGATAATTGAAGATAACGAAGTAATCGTATATGATACCTTACAAAGAAATTCATTAAAAGACACCTCTTATGCGAATCATCCAAATCTTACAATAATTAAAGGGGATGTCCTCGATAGCGAAAAAGTAAAAAAATCCATGCAAGGATCAAACATAATTATTCATCTTGCGGCGATTGCAGGTATTGATACTGTGATAAAGAGCCCGACTAAAACGATGAATGTCAATTATATTGGCACCAGCAATATGCTTGAGGCAGCGCGTAATTTGGAAAACGTCGAGAGATTTATTGATTTTTCAACCAGTGAAGTATACGGCTCGTATGCCTATTGCATGGGAGAAGAAAGTTGTACGTCCATGGGTGCAGTTGGTACTGCACGATGGACCTATGCAGTGAGTAAACTTGCGGCAGAACATTTATCCCATAGTTATCATTCAGAATTCGGTATTCCGGTTATTTCCTTACGTCCTTTTAACATATTTGGACCTGGTCAAATTGGTGAGGGTGCTATACATAATTTCATCAAAAAAGCAATCCTGAATGAGACTATCATTGTTCATGGGGATGGGGATCAAATCCGGTCTTGGTGTTATATTGATGATATGGTCGATGGAATCTTCCTTTGTCTTGAGAATGAGCGAGCTGTCGGGGAAACATTCAATATTGGAAATCCGAGAAATACAATAACCATATTAAGCCTTGCAGAAAAAGTAATCGAGATTTTAGATTCGAAAAGCAATATCCAGCATGTTCCTAAGCCTTCTGTAGATGTGGAATTAAGGATTCCAAACATTGAAAATGCAAAAAATGTATTGAATTATACTCCAAAAATTGATCTTAATGAAGGGATTCGAAGAACCGGTAATTGGTATATTAGTGTAATGAATAGATGACTTTAGTAATTTGGTTAAATATTCTATCAGGTATGTGAGTAAGTTGATGAATTTCGACCGGATTAAATTGCACCAAAGTCATGGCACAGGTCATTTTCAAACGTCGGATTTTAAGAAATTCGGATCAAATGTGGTAATTGAGGATGGGGTACGTGTATTTCACCCAGAACAGATCGAAATCGAAGACAATGTCTACATTGGTCATGATACAATTCTGAAAGGATATTATCGGAATCGAATGAGCATCGGATCTCATTCGTGGATTGGACAGCGTTGTTTTCTTCATAGCGCTGGGGGTATTCAAATAGGCAGATCCGTTGGGATAGGACCTGGGGTATGCATTTTAACCTCTGTACATATTGAGCAAGAATTACAGAAACCAATTATCTGCAATGATATAAAATTCTCTGAAGTTAAAATTGAGGATGGCTGTGATATCGGTGTCAATTCGATAATTCTGCCAGGAATTACAGTTGGGGAAGGATCGATTATCGGAGCAGGATCGATCGTCACAAAGGATATTCCGTCATTCTGTGTTGTAGCTGGCAACCCTGCAAGATTATTACGAAAAAGGAAATAAAATCTTGATTTGGCAAGAACCATGTAATTAATTAAATAAAAAATATTACTCACATCTCTTTGCAAGGATGAATGGAAATCGGAATAAGGAGATATGAATCCCAGATAATTTTGAAATTGCCTCGAAAAATGAATAAATCTTCAATAGATTATGGTAAAATTATGGAAAAAAAACAAAAACCCAATTTACTCTTGCTCTCACCAAATAGAAATTCAATTTATAAAACTGAACGTGTATTCAAAGATTCATTAAATGAATTTTTTTGTGTAACGCCTCTTGGTCCTGGATATGTCTCAATTCATGAGTTTGAACAGAGACTAAATATGTATCTGATCGGCGAACTGGATTTTGATCTTGTCGTTTGTGATATATTTCTATATTTCTACCCATTTAATCTAAAAACTTATGAGAATCCCCATCAATCGCCGTCATTTAGTTTCAATGCTAAAAAATATTTTAACGGCATAAGTGATCTTGAATGTTCAATAATTGAAAATAATATTAATAAATTAATTCTTAAATCAAGTAAACCCGTCTTTATCTATATGATAACCTCTGATTACTATGCATATTCAATTGATAGGATAAATAAAATGAATGAATCCTCAAAAAATTTATTTTTCTTATGCTTTGGTGATCAGGATATAATTAAACCTTTAAAGGATTTACCCAATGCGAAACATGAGTTTTTTTTTGAAAGGATTAATGATAATTTCGCCAATTATATCAAAGATAATCCGGAAAAAATAATTCCCCTCCCTCATATGATCGGAATTGATGAGTTTTTGTTCCCAAACAAAAAGAAATTCGAATGGTTAGTCCCTGGTGCACATTATTATTATCGAAAAAAAATTAGGAACGCTCTAATTAACGCTGGAATTAAATGTCCAAATGCGCCGTGGATAAATCGATTTTTATTATTATTGATTAGATGTTTGCATTTACCTAGTCAATTTTTATCACATGATTATATAAGAGATATTTATTATAACGAATTTCAGAAACAAATTAGTAAATCATGGTGTACATATACCTGCGGAAGTGTTTTAGATTGGCCTGTACGAAAATATTTTGAAATTTCTACTTTTGGCTCATTATTAGTTTGCAGACCGTTTCAAGGGTTTGAAAAATTGGGATTCGTTGATGGAGAAAACTGCATCATTTGTGATGAACATAACATAGATGACATAATAGATAAAGTCAAAAACAGAGATTTTGTGATGCAAATAACCTTGGAAGGTCAAAAAATGATAAAAGAAAAGCATTCTGCAAATGTTAGGGTTAGACAATTTTATAATACATTTTTACAGATTCAACAAAAAAATTTCCGTAGGTTTTTTTGGTCTGCCGGTGATTTGTTTTGTGAATTGAATGATGGAACTACAAAAAAAATGTAATCCGCGATCCTCTTTAATAATATAATATTATTAAATATTAAAATTTACTTGTTACATCGAATATAAATAAAAACATGCTATATTTTTTAATAACAATACACAAATAATAAATTAATCTTGGAGAGTGAAATTTTCAGTGATTAGTATTAAGCATACGTTGCAAATGTTATATTTTTTATTTAAACCTCATAAAAAATTATTAGTTACATATTTGTTAGTTTTAATCCTTTTTAGTGCAATGGATGTATTCAGAGTCGCGTTGATATATCCTATTATAAATTATGGACTAAATGTAAATGAAAATATCTCCTTTTTCACTCGAATTTTCCAGTTTATCATTCCTATGGGTATAAATCCATTTTTAGCAGCTGCTATTCTTCTTGCAGTAATGACTATTTTGGTCGCAATCGTTGAGGTTTTAGTTGCGTATCTTGCAAGTTTGACATATACTACAGTGAGAGATACTACCGATAGGCGAGTCTTTACAACCCTGAGAAACAAACCTTTTGGATATTTTGCGAAACATAAGCAAGGTGATCTGGTATATATTGGACAAATAGCTGTTGATCAGACGGGAAATACAATATATAATTTCGTCCTTTTTATACAAAATCTGTTCCTTTGTTTATTTTATCTATCATTCATATTTTTAGTCTCTTTGGAAGGAAGTATTATTGTCATATTGTTAGGTTTTACATTTATATTTCTCATTAAAATGACAATATTTACTAAAATTTATCATCATAGTTCTCTTTTAAACAAGGCTGGAAAGACAAAAACGGTTATCTATAATGAATTTATTTCAGGGATTAAATCGATATTTATCACCGATTCTTTTGATTTTTGGACTCGAAAATATGATACTGCTGTTAAAAACCTATTCAAGAGTAATACAAAAGTCCAATATCTTCAACGAATTCCGAGCATCATTAATAATTTTATCATGTTCCTAGTAATCGCTGTCGGTGCGATCGGGCTCTACTATTTTACTGGTGGAAATTTTCTACCCTACATTGGAACATTCGGAATTTTTTTACTGGCGATTTACAGGATAGTCCCTGCTTTGAATGCTTGTCAGACATACTATGGCTCAATATTGCGGTTCCTCCCTGGAGTAGAATCAGTTTATCTGCTCTTAAAAGAGGGGGAAAACCTGTCTGAAGAAGGAAAAAATGAATTAAAAAAAGATTTCGAATTCCATAATCAAATCTCGTTTAAGAATGTAAATTTTAGGTATAACGAAGGATTGAAAAATACGATCAATGATTTATCTTTTGATATTCAAAAAAATTCGAAGATTGCAATTGTAGGTAACTCTGGTGCAGGAAAGACGACCGTTGCCAATCTTCTTGCGCTCTTGTATGAACCTACCACTGGTGAGATTCTTGTCGATGGGATAAAGATCAAAAACTTTAATAAATCCGGATATTTGAGAAATCTGGGCTATCTCGGCCAAGAGACCTTTATCTTTCATGATACGATCAGGGAGAATATCAGATTCGGCCTAGATTGTACCGACGAAAAGATTGTTGAATCTGCAAAATTAGCTGATGCGCATGATTTTATAATGGCAACATCTGAGGGTTACAATACCATTATCGGAGATCAGGGAATAAAACTTTCGGGAGGGCAACGCCAAAGAATTGCTATCGCTAGGATATTACTGAGAAATCCCAAAATTTTAGTTCTTGATGAAGCTACAAGTTCCTTGGATAATCGATCTGAACAACGAGTCATGGATGCAATTGATCGTGTCTCAAAAGACATGACGGTAATAACAATTGCTCATAGATTATCCACTGTTCAAAATGCGAATGTTGTATATGTTATGAAAGATGGTAGAATTTGTGAATCTGGTGATCATAAAGAATTGATTAAGAAGGGCGGGGAATATTACCAACTCTACACGAAACAAAGCGATTCAAATGTATAAAAAAAATGATATATCTATCGTGACAGGAGAATACCTCTGTCTGAGTTGTGGTGCGTGTTCTGTAATATGCAGACAAAATTCAATATCATATCGCGAAACTACTGGCGGTTTTCTTTTTCCTGAAATTGATCCACTATCTTGTATAAATTGCGGATTGTGCTATGAAATATGCCCAGGTATCCATTTCAATGAGTCGTTAATTAATCAAATGCCCGTTGATCCATTTATTGGTAATATTATTTCCTGCAGTGTCGGTAAAGCCAAAGATAAAATAATTTTCCAAAATTCTCAAAGTGGTGGCATAACAACAGCATTAGTAGTTTATTTGTTAGAAAAAGCGAAAATTCACGGCGCAATTGTAGCAACGATGCAAGATTCACATCATGGGAAGGCAATTATTGCAACATCGTTAAATGAATTAATTCCTACCCAAAAATCAAAATATATTCCGATCACAATGTTATCAATACTCACCGATGTAAATAAAATTAAAGGACCCGTTGCATTTGTCGGTTTACCATGTCAAATTCATGGTTTAAATAATCTTTTAGATCGTTTCCCGAATCTAGAATCAAAAATATTTATTAAGATCGGTTTGATTTGTGATCGAGTTCAGACAAACGCGGTTATTGATTTTTTCAGTCACAAAGCAACAAAATACCCAATAAAAAATCTGACCTTTCGGGACAAAAACAAACCTTCTTATCCCGGGAATCTTGTAATTACGAATGAGGAGGGAGTTGAAATTATTTTAGATTCATCAGTGAGAATGGAAATGAAAGACTTTTTCACTCCCCCGAGATGCCGACTGTGTTTTGACAAACTTAATGTTTTTGCAGATGTAGTTCTCGGTGATCCTCATGGGATTAAAGGAATCGACAACATTAATGGCGAAACATTAATTCTTACTCGCACAAAAAAAGGAGATGATATGATTAATTTTGCAAAAAATGATGGTTGGATTAACATTAGATCTATCGATACCCAATCCGCGATTGATGGGCAAAAAATTTCTGATAAAAAGATAATGTGGTCGGCTTATATACAATCATGGCGACAATTGGGGAGAAGAATCCCCGACTATCCTAAAAGAATCTTATCTTTTGCTGAAAATAAAAGAGATGTGATAAAAAAACATAAAATGGATCTTTTACAGGGTATAAACCTTGATAAATTTTCAACGAGACCAGCAATTATCAGGGCTGCTGAAAGGTGGTTACTTAAGCGAAAAATTATGCGTATGTTAAATATGCCATTTACAATATTGAGGAATATCTTACTAAATATCATTGTGAAAAAGGGAAAGATATGAAAATAGAATTGCGAAATGTTGGGTTTGTTAATAAGGGGTCGGAATTGATGTTGCATGCAATATTACAGCGAGTATCAAGGGAATGGGCTGATACCGATTTTGTAATGGTTGCAGACTGCAATAAGGCGCCATATATTAAGAGGGCACAACTTGGTTTTTTTCAAAAACCTTGGTATAATTTATTGGGAAGAATACCTCTTCATGAAGTTGTCCGCCTTATCCCATCTTCCGTTCGAAATTCCTTTGGATTGGTACTGGATTCAGAGTTGCATGTTGTATTAGATGCATCAGGTTTTTCGTATAGTGATCAATGGGATAAAGGAAGCACGATTACTTTATCGAAAGCCATTACACGGTGGAAACATTATAATATAAAAGTAATTCTTCTACCACAAGCATTTGGGCCATTCACTTCAAAAGATCTTATTCATGCAATGAAAATTGTTGCGGATCACGCAGATCTGATTTATGCTAGAGACCCCATTTCGTATGCCTATCTTATTGATACCGTAGGGAAACGTTCGAATATAAAGATGGCACCGGATTTTACTAATTTGTTAACTGGAATTATTCCCCAGGATTTTAATGTTGAGAAAAACAAATTTTGTATAATTCCGAATTATAGGATGATTGATAAAACTTCATCACAAATTAGTACTTCTTATCTCCCTTTCCTAACTACATGTATACATTATCTACAAGAGAATGAAACAACACCCTTTATCTTAATTCATGAAGGTGAAAATGATATTAAGTTAGCACAAAAAATTGTCCAATCTCTTGATGAAAAAATTGAAATTATTAAAGAAACGGATCCCTTTAAAATTAAAGGCATTCTTGGTGCATGTGAAGGATCTTTAAGTAGTCGTTTTCATGGACTGGTGAGTTCGTTATCACAGGGGGTTCCTACTTTGGGAACCAGTTGGAGCCATAAATATCAGATGCT
This region includes:
- a CDS encoding nucleotide sugar dehydrogenase yields the protein MKSTLSELIKQRGPIRKIGVLGMGYVGIPAAALLADSPKFEKVYGFQRDSKSSGYKIAMLNRGESPLKGEEPGLEDLLKKVVSENKFECTSDFSKIAELDAVTLSIQTPFLNKNDLLPDFSALFDGVKNVGHYLRPGMLVVLESTITPGTTSGIAREILEQESGLKAGIDFALAHAPERVMVGRLLRNIREHDRIVGGIDDVSTRRATELYSPILTIGKVIPMSATAAEVTKTAENTFRDLQIAAINELALYCEAMGINVYDVRTGVDSLKGEGITRAMLWPGAGVGGHCLTKDTFHLERGVQVLGKGTLDYPAGEPSLYVLARHINDFMPRHMLTLTRQGLERVGKSLKGSKIALLGWAFLGNSDDARDPPSELYYDLAKEAGAEIVVHDPWVESYPGINIERDISSVIRNADAVVVFTGHNEYRNLKPLDVKSLCGKDHPVIVDGRNVIEPDAFIGAGFVYTGIGRGDKNRHKIKESL
- a CDS encoding ABC transporter ATP-binding protein translates to MLYFLFKPHKKLLVTYLLVLILFSAMDVFRVALIYPIINYGLNVNENISFFTRIFQFIIPMGINPFLAAAILLAVMTILVAIVEVLVAYLASLTYTTVRDTTDRRVFTTLRNKPFGYFAKHKQGDLVYIGQIAVDQTGNTIYNFVLFIQNLFLCLFYLSFIFLVSLEGSIIVILLGFTFIFLIKMTIFTKIYHHSSLLNKAGKTKTVIYNEFISGIKSIFITDSFDFWTRKYDTAVKNLFKSNTKVQYLQRIPSIINNFIMFLVIAVGAIGLYYFTGGNFLPYIGTFGIFLLAIYRIVPALNACQTYYGSILRFLPGVESVYLLLKEGENLSEEGKNELKKDFEFHNQISFKNVNFRYNEGLKNTINDLSFDIQKNSKIAIVGNSGAGKTTVANLLALLYEPTTGEILVDGIKIKNFNKSGYLRNLGYLGQETFIFHDTIRENIRFGLDCTDEKIVESAKLADAHDFIMATSEGYNTIIGDQGIKLSGGQRQRIAIARILLRNPKILVLDEATSSLDNRSEQRVMDAIDRVSKDMTVITIAHRLSTVQNANVVYVMKDGRICESGDHKELIKKGGEYYQLYTKQSDSNV
- a CDS encoding DegT/DnrJ/EryC1/StrS family aminotransferase, which codes for MKEIPLARPFFDNEEISEIKGVLESGWVTQGPKVKEFEEGIKRKIKSKHAIAVTNCTDALHLALLCSGISSGDEVLVADYTFPATGHAVLYCGAKPIFVDINPKTYNIDPGNIESLITNKTKAIIPVHTFGQPAYMDEINDIAGKYNLLVIEDAACALGALYKGKYAGTMGDIGCFSFHARKGITTGEGGMLVTNDDNFAAKARYLSTFGMKVRSQINGIFSIPEFVDLGYNYKMSDITAAVGVVQLRRLDAIIERKQALAQYLDDQLDEIEGITKPYIDPNTFSIYQAYVALVNQKINRNKLIQSLKLKGIQTQIGTYASHIQPVYSSKNVCPNSKHIFDTAIALPLYYSMTKDDIDYVCDNLKKCLEDNNGN
- a CDS encoding Coenzyme F420 hydrogenase/dehydrogenase, beta subunit C-terminal domain, with translation MTGEYLCLSCGACSVICRQNSISYRETTGGFLFPEIDPLSCINCGLCYEICPGIHFNESLINQMPVDPFIGNIISCSVGKAKDKIIFQNSQSGGITTALVVYLLEKAKIHGAIVATMQDSHHGKAIIATSLNELIPTQKSKYIPITMLSILTDVNKIKGPVAFVGLPCQIHGLNNLLDRFPNLESKIFIKIGLICDRVQTNAVIDFFSHKATKYPIKNLTFRDKNKPSYPGNLVITNEEGVEIILDSSVRMEMKDFFTPPRCRLCFDKLNVFADVVLGDPHGIKGIDNINGETLILTRTKKGDDMINFAKNDGWINIRSIDTQSAIDGQKISDKKIMWSAYIQSWRQLGRRIPDYPKRILSFAENKRDVIKKHKMDLLQGINLDKFSTRPAIIRAAERWLLKRKIMRMLNMPFTILRNILLNIIVKKGKI
- a CDS encoding polysaccharide pyruvyl transferase family protein → MKIELRNVGFVNKGSELMLHAILQRVSREWADTDFVMVADCNKAPYIKRAQLGFFQKPWYNLLGRIPLHEVVRLIPSSVRNSFGLVLDSELHVVLDASGFSYSDQWDKGSTITLSKAITRWKHYNIKVILLPQAFGPFTSKDLIHAMKIVADHADLIYARDPISYAYLIDTVGKRSNIKMAPDFTNLLTGIIPQDFNVEKNKFCIIPNYRMIDKTSSQISTSYLPFLTTCIHYLQENETTPFILIHEGENDIKLAQKIVQSLDEKIEIIKETDPFKIKGILGACEGSLSSRFHGLVSSLSQGVPTLGTSWSHKYQMLFESYDCNECMFNSLSDKEEIFNKIDLVIKEPSKSKIRKKITVCAANQKQMTEIMWDEVFDVIVK
- a CDS encoding acyltransferase, whose protein sequence is MVIEDGVRVFHPEQIEIEDNVYIGHDTILKGYYRNRMSIGSHSWIGQRCFLHSAGGIQIGRSVGIGPGVCILTSVHIEQELQKPIICNDIKFSEVKIEDGCDIGVNSIILPGITVGEGSIIGAGSIVTKDIPSFCVVAGNPARLLRKRK
- a CDS encoding NAD-dependent epimerase/dehydratase family protein: MAIENKLFKNKCFFLSGGAGFIGTKIIERIIEDNEVIVYDTLQRNSLKDTSYANHPNLTIIKGDVLDSEKVKKSMQGSNIIIHLAAIAGIDTVIKSPTKTMNVNYIGTSNMLEAARNLENVERFIDFSTSEVYGSYAYCMGEESCTSMGAVGTARWTYAVSKLAAEHLSHSYHSEFGIPVISLRPFNIFGPGQIGEGAIHNFIKKAILNETIIVHGDGDQIRSWCYIDDMVDGIFLCLENERAVGETFNIGNPRNTITILSLAEKVIEILDSKSNIQHVPKPSVDVELRIPNIENAKNVLNYTPKIDLNEGIRRTGNWYISVMNR
- a CDS encoding glycosyltransferase; translated protein: MEIGIRRYESQIILKLPRKMNKSSIDYGKIMEKKQKPNLLLLSPNRNSIYKTERVFKDSLNEFFCVTPLGPGYVSIHEFEQRLNMYLIGELDFDLVVCDIFLYFYPFNLKTYENPHQSPSFSFNAKKYFNGISDLECSIIENNINKLILKSSKPVFIYMITSDYYAYSIDRINKMNESSKNLFFLCFGDQDIIKPLKDLPNAKHEFFFERINDNFANYIKDNPEKIIPLPHMIGIDEFLFPNKKKFEWLVPGAHYYYRKKIRNALINAGIKCPNAPWINRFLLLLIRCLHLPSQFLSHDYIRDIYYNEFQKQISKSWCTYTCGSVLDWPVRKYFEISTFGSLLVCRPFQGFEKLGFVDGENCIICDEHNIDDIIDKVKNRDFVMQITLEGQKMIKEKHSANVRVRQFYNTFLQIQQKNFRRFFWSAGDLFCELNDGTTKKM